In Limnohabitans sp. INBF002, one genomic interval encodes:
- a CDS encoding helicase HerA-like domain-containing protein: MAEPMLIALHKTTECHMLPALANRHGLVTGATGTGKTVTLQTLAEGFSKIGVPVFMADVKGDLAGISQPGTIPSKLAASLQERGVPMPEPIACPTTLWDVFGKSGHPVRATITDMGPLLLGRMLNLNDTQSGVLNMVFKIADDQGLLLLDLKDLRAMLQHVGEHARDFTTEYGNVSAASIGAIQRALLEIEAQGGDAFFGEPMLNIQDFIQTDAKGMGVINLLAADKLMNAPRLYGTFLLWMLSELFEQLPEVGDVEKPKMVFFFDEAHLLFNEAPKVLLERIELLVRLIRSKGVGVYFVTQNPLDVPETVLGQLGNRVQHALRAFTPRDQKAVKATAQTMRGKAGLDIEKAITELGVGEALVSLLDAKGRPSETEQVYVLLPGSQLGPITPEQRQALLANSLVAGVYEQTLDRESAYERLKGATPASTNSATGNAAGASAGSGAFGQAAAPSMTDQVLSGLGEALFGSTGPRGGQHQGLAQVMVKSAVRNIGSAVGREIVRGVMGSILGGRKR; encoded by the coding sequence ATGGCTGAACCAATGCTGATTGCGCTGCATAAGACTACCGAATGCCACATGCTGCCGGCACTCGCCAACCGCCACGGCCTCGTCACAGGCGCCACCGGCACAGGCAAAACTGTCACGCTGCAAACGCTGGCTGAAGGCTTCTCCAAAATCGGCGTGCCTGTGTTCATGGCCGACGTCAAAGGCGATTTGGCGGGCATCAGCCAGCCCGGCACCATTCCTTCCAAATTAGCCGCCTCGCTGCAAGAGCGCGGTGTGCCCATGCCAGAGCCCATCGCCTGCCCCACTACCCTTTGGGATGTGTTTGGCAAATCGGGCCACCCCGTGCGCGCCACCATCACCGACATGGGGCCGCTGTTGCTGGGCCGCATGCTCAACCTGAACGACACGCAATCCGGCGTGCTGAACATGGTGTTCAAAATTGCGGACGACCAAGGCTTGCTGCTGCTCGACCTCAAAGACCTGCGCGCCATGCTGCAACACGTGGGCGAACACGCCCGCGACTTCACCACCGAGTACGGCAACGTCAGCGCCGCCAGCATTGGCGCCATTCAACGCGCCTTGCTAGAGATTGAAGCCCAAGGTGGCGATGCCTTTTTTGGCGAGCCCATGCTCAACATCCAAGACTTCATCCAAACCGATGCCAAAGGCATGGGCGTGATCAACCTCTTGGCGGCAGACAAACTGATGAATGCCCCGCGCCTCTACGGCACGTTTTTGCTGTGGATGCTCTCCGAGCTGTTTGAGCAATTGCCTGAGGTGGGTGATGTGGAAAAGCCCAAGATGGTGTTCTTCTTTGACGAAGCGCATTTGCTGTTCAACGAAGCGCCCAAGGTGCTGCTGGAACGCATTGAGCTGCTGGTGCGCCTGATTCGCTCCAAGGGCGTGGGCGTGTACTTTGTCACCCAAAACCCGCTGGACGTGCCCGAAACCGTGCTGGGCCAGCTGGGCAACCGCGTACAACACGCTTTGCGCGCCTTCACCCCACGCGACCAAAAAGCCGTCAAAGCCACCGCGCAAACGATGCGCGGCAAAGCGGGCCTCGACATTGAAAAAGCCATCACCGAGCTAGGCGTGGGCGAAGCCTTGGTCAGCCTGCTGGACGCCAAAGGCCGTCCGTCTGAAACTGAACAGGTGTATGTGCTTTTGCCCGGCAGCCAACTCGGCCCCATCACGCCCGAGCAACGCCAAGCCTTGCTGGCGAACTCGTTGGTGGCTGGGGTGTATGAGCAGACCTTGGACCGTGAATCGGCGTATGAGCGCCTGAAAGGTGCGACGCCAGCCAGCACCAACAGCGCGACGGGCAATGCGGCAGGTGCAAGCGCAGGTTCAGGTGCGTTTGGCCAAGCCGCCGCGCCCTCGATGACCGATCAAGTGCTGTCTGGCTTGGGCGAAGCCCTGTTTGGCTCCACTGGCCCACGCGGCGGTCAGCACCAAGGGTTGGCGCAAGTCATGGTCAAGTCCGCCGTGCGCAACATTGGCTCAGCTGTGGGCCGCGAGATTGTGCGTGGCGTGATGGGCAGCATCTTGGGTGGCCGCAAGCGCTGA
- a CDS encoding Fe-Mn family superoxide dismutase, producing the protein MEHTLPALPYAIDALAPHYSKETLEFHHGKHHNAYVVNLNNLQKGTEFEGMALEEIVKKSSGGIYNNSAQIWNHTFFWNCMKPQGGGEPTGALATAINAKFGSYAAFKEAFVKSAVGNFGSGWTWLVKKADGSVDIVNMGAAGTPLTTGDKALLTVDVWEHAYYIDYRNMRPKFVETFLDQLVNWSFAESNFA; encoded by the coding sequence ATGGAACATACGCTCCCCGCACTGCCTTACGCCATCGACGCATTGGCCCCTCATTACTCCAAAGAAACTTTGGAGTTTCACCACGGCAAGCACCACAACGCTTACGTTGTGAACTTGAACAACCTGCAAAAAGGCACTGAGTTCGAAGGCATGGCCCTGGAAGAAATCGTCAAGAAGTCCAGCGGTGGCATTTACAACAACTCTGCCCAAATTTGGAACCACACCTTCTTCTGGAATTGCATGAAGCCACAAGGCGGCGGCGAACCCACAGGTGCATTGGCTACAGCCATCAACGCCAAATTCGGCAGCTACGCCGCCTTCAAAGAAGCTTTCGTCAAAAGCGCCGTGGGCAACTTTGGCTCTGGCTGGACATGGTTGGTCAAAAAGGCCGACGGTTCTGTGGACATCGTCAACATGGGCGCCGCTGGCACACCCTTGACGACTGGCGACAAAGCCTTGTTGACTGTGGACGTGTGGGAACACGCTTACTACATCGACTACCGCAACATGCGTCCTAAGTTCGTTGAGACGTTCCTCGACCAACTGGTGAACTGGTCTTTCGCTGAAAGCAACTTCGCTTAA
- the purD gene encoding phosphoribosylamine--glycine ligase has product MNVLVIGGGGREHALAWKIAQSNKVQKVFVAPGNGGTARDKRLDNIDITDVVALREFAQASGVELTVVGPETPLAAGVVDEFRAHGLRIFGPTQAAAQLESSKAFSKAFMKRHNIPTAEYDTFTDAQAAHDYVNAKGAPIVVKADGLAAGKGVVVAMTAAEAHEAIDFMLLDNKLGVSHNEGGARVVIEEFLQGEEASFIVMCDGKTVLPLATSQDHKRLLDADEGPNTGGMGAYSPAPVVTPEVHARAMREIILPTIKGMEKDGIPFTGFLYAGLMIDPQGQVKTLEFNCRMGDPETQPIMARLKTDLVDVLLAATATNAQTRFDDFELEWDRRTAIGVVLAAHGYPMSPRKGDTITGLPQDTDDVVVFHAGTQMKDGQVVTSGGRVLCVTALGGTLKLAQQQAYDTIKGIHFDGVQYRTDIGYRAIAR; this is encoded by the coding sequence ATGAACGTATTAGTTATTGGCGGCGGTGGCCGCGAGCACGCTTTGGCGTGGAAGATTGCCCAATCGAACAAGGTGCAAAAAGTGTTTGTGGCCCCCGGCAACGGCGGCACCGCACGCGACAAGCGCTTGGACAACATCGACATCACCGATGTGGTGGCCCTGCGTGAATTTGCACAGGCCAGTGGTGTTGAGCTGACCGTGGTCGGGCCTGAGACGCCATTGGCGGCGGGTGTGGTGGACGAGTTCCGCGCCCACGGTTTGCGCATTTTTGGCCCCACCCAAGCGGCGGCGCAATTGGAAAGCTCCAAAGCGTTCAGCAAGGCGTTCATGAAGCGCCACAACATTCCTACCGCTGAATACGACACCTTCACCGACGCTCAAGCCGCGCACGATTACGTGAACGCCAAAGGCGCCCCCATTGTGGTGAAGGCCGATGGTTTGGCGGCAGGCAAGGGCGTGGTGGTGGCGATGACTGCCGCCGAGGCGCACGAAGCGATTGATTTCATGTTGCTCGACAACAAGCTGGGTGTGAGCCACAACGAAGGCGGCGCGCGTGTGGTGATTGAAGAGTTTTTGCAAGGCGAAGAGGCCAGCTTCATCGTCATGTGCGATGGCAAAACCGTGTTGCCTTTGGCCACCAGCCAAGACCACAAGCGCTTGCTCGATGCCGACGAAGGCCCCAACACCGGCGGCATGGGCGCGTACTCGCCAGCCCCCGTGGTCACGCCTGAGGTACATGCCCGCGCCATGCGGGAAATCATTTTGCCCACCATCAAGGGCATGGAAAAAGACGGCATTCCGTTCACCGGCTTCTTGTACGCCGGTTTGATGATTGACCCTCAAGGCCAAGTCAAAACGCTTGAATTCAACTGCCGCATGGGCGACCCCGAAACCCAGCCCATCATGGCGCGCCTGAAAACCGATTTGGTCGATGTGCTGTTGGCTGCCACAGCCACCAACGCCCAAACCCGTTTCGACGACTTCGAGCTGGAGTGGGACCGCCGCACCGCCATCGGCGTGGTGTTGGCCGCGCACGGCTACCCCATGAGCCCCCGCAAGGGCGACACCATCACTGGCTTGCCCCAAGACACCGACGATGTGGTGGTGTTCCATGCTGGCACGCAAATGAAAGACGGCCAAGTGGTGACCAGCGGTGGCCGCGTGTTGTGCGTGACCGCTTTGGGCGGCACCTTGAAGCTGGCGCAACAGCAGGCGTACGACACCATCAAGGGCATTCACTTTGATGGCGTGCAGTACCGCACTGACATTGGCTATCGCGCGATCGCGCGATAA
- the clpS gene encoding ATP-dependent Clp protease adapter ClpS, whose amino-acid sequence MPTKKTTPKIQQPDRDDGGSVVLERLTQRTKPPQMFQVLMLNDDFTPMEFVVVVLQEFFSKDREQATQIMLQIHLDGKGVCGVYSKDIAATKVDQVLDAARKAGHPLQCVAEPIE is encoded by the coding sequence ATGCCAACTAAAAAAACAACGCCCAAAATTCAACAGCCTGACCGCGACGACGGCGGATCGGTCGTTTTAGAGCGCTTGACGCAGCGCACCAAGCCGCCGCAAATGTTTCAGGTGTTGATGCTCAACGACGATTTCACGCCCATGGAGTTTGTGGTGGTGGTGTTGCAAGAGTTCTTCAGCAAAGACCGCGAACAAGCCACGCAAATCATGTTGCAAATCCACTTGGACGGCAAAGGCGTGTGCGGCGTGTACAGCAAAGACATTGCGGCCACCAAAGTTGACCAAGTGTTAGATGCCGCACGCAAAGCCGGACACCCCCTGCAATGTGTGGCCGAACCCATCGAATAA
- the clpA gene encoding ATP-dependent Clp protease ATP-binding subunit ClpA → MIAQELEVSLHMAFVEARQQRHEFITVEHLLLALLDNPSAAEVLRACSANIDDLRKSLSNFIADNTPQVSGTEEVDTQPTLGFQRVIQRAIMHVQSTGNGKKEVTGANVLVAIFGEKDSHAVYYLHQQGVTRLDVVNFIAHGIKKSDPPEAVKGGEPAQAEQEEGGATSEKNEKASPLEQFTQNLNQAAKDGKIDPLIGREYEVERTIQILCRRRKNNPLLVGEAGVGKTAIAEGLAWRITQGDVPEILSEAIVYSLDMGALLAGTKYRGDFEQRLKGVIKNLQSKPNAILFIDEIHTLIGAGAASGGTLDASNLLKPALSSGQLKCIGATTFTEYRGIFEKDAALSRRFQKVDVVEPTVQETVDILKGLKSRFEEHHNVKYAVAALQAAAELSAKYINDRHLPDKAIDVIDEAGAAQRILVASKRKKTIGKAEIEDIVAKIARIPPANVSNDDRSKLQTIERDLKSVVFGQDKALEVLASAVKMARSGLGKADKPIGAFLFSGPTGVGKTEAAKQLAYIMGIDLVRFDMSEYMERHAVSRLIGAPPGYVGFDQGGLLTEAVTKKPHCVLLLDEIEKAHPDIFNVLLQVMDHGTLTDNNGRKADFRNVILIMTTNAGAETMNKATIGFTNPRAAGDEMGDIKRLFTPEFRNRLDAIVGFKALDENVIMRVVDKFLLQLEGQLAEKKVDVTFSDALRKHLAKKGFDPLMGARPMQRLIQDTIRKALADELLFGRLTEGGRLSVDIDDKEEVLLDITPLPKKEKAVKGEHTASEEPAAS, encoded by the coding sequence ATGATTGCCCAAGAACTTGAAGTCAGCTTGCACATGGCCTTTGTCGAGGCCCGTCAGCAGCGTCACGAATTCATCACCGTTGAGCATTTGCTTTTGGCTCTGCTCGACAACCCCAGCGCGGCCGAAGTGCTGCGCGCTTGTTCCGCCAACATTGACGACTTGCGTAAGTCCTTGTCCAACTTCATCGCCGACAACACCCCACAGGTGTCGGGCACCGAAGAGGTGGACACACAGCCCACGTTGGGTTTCCAGCGCGTGATTCAGCGCGCCATCATGCATGTGCAGTCCACAGGCAATGGCAAAAAAGAAGTGACCGGTGCAAATGTGCTGGTGGCCATCTTTGGTGAGAAAGATTCGCACGCGGTCTATTACCTCCACCAACAAGGTGTGACCCGCTTGGACGTGGTGAACTTCATCGCCCACGGCATCAAAAAGAGCGACCCACCTGAAGCCGTCAAAGGTGGTGAGCCAGCCCAAGCCGAGCAGGAAGAGGGCGGTGCCACGTCTGAAAAGAACGAGAAGGCTTCGCCACTCGAGCAATTCACCCAAAACCTGAACCAAGCCGCCAAAGACGGCAAGATTGACCCGCTGATTGGCCGCGAGTACGAGGTGGAGCGAACGATTCAAATCTTGTGCCGCCGCCGCAAGAACAACCCACTGTTGGTGGGCGAGGCTGGCGTGGGTAAAACCGCGATTGCCGAAGGTTTGGCATGGCGTATCACCCAAGGCGATGTGCCCGAAATTTTGTCCGAAGCCATCGTGTACTCGTTGGACATGGGCGCTTTGCTGGCTGGCACCAAATACCGCGGTGACTTTGAGCAGCGCTTGAAGGGCGTGATCAAGAACTTGCAGAGCAAGCCCAACGCCATTTTGTTCATCGACGAAATCCACACGCTCATAGGCGCGGGTGCGGCTTCAGGCGGCACGCTGGATGCCTCTAACTTGCTCAAGCCTGCTTTGTCGAGCGGCCAGCTCAAGTGCATTGGCGCGACGACCTTCACCGAATACCGTGGCATCTTCGAGAAAGATGCCGCCCTGAGCCGTCGTTTCCAAAAGGTGGATGTGGTTGAGCCAACGGTGCAAGAGACCGTGGACATCCTCAAAGGCCTGAAGTCGCGCTTTGAAGAGCACCACAACGTCAAATACGCCGTGGCTGCATTGCAAGCCGCTGCCGAGTTGAGCGCCAAGTACATCAACGACCGCCACTTGCCCGACAAGGCGATTGACGTGATTGACGAAGCCGGTGCCGCACAACGCATCTTGGTGGCGTCTAAGCGCAAGAAAACCATTGGCAAGGCCGAGATTGAAGACATCGTGGCCAAGATCGCACGCATCCCGCCCGCCAACGTGTCCAACGACGACCGCAGCAAGCTGCAAACCATCGAACGCGATTTGAAGAGCGTGGTGTTCGGCCAAGACAAAGCCCTTGAGGTGCTGGCGTCTGCCGTGAAGATGGCGCGTTCAGGTCTGGGCAAAGCCGACAAGCCGATTGGCGCTTTCTTGTTCAGCGGCCCCACGGGCGTGGGCAAGACCGAGGCGGCCAAGCAGTTGGCCTACATCATGGGCATCGACTTGGTGCGTTTTGACATGTCTGAGTACATGGAGCGTCACGCTGTGAGCCGCCTGATTGGTGCGCCTCCTGGCTATGTGGGCTTTGACCAAGGCGGTTTGCTGACCGAGGCCGTGACCAAGAAACCGCACTGCGTGTTGTTGCTGGACGAAATCGAAAAAGCCCACCCAGACATCTTCAACGTGCTGTTGCAGGTGATGGACCATGGCACGCTGACCGACAACAACGGTCGTAAGGCAGACTTCCGCAACGTCATCCTCATCATGACGACGAATGCTGGCGCTGAGACCATGAACAAGGCCACCATTGGCTTTACCAACCCACGCGCGGCGGGCGACGAAATGGGCGACATCAAGCGCTTGTTCACGCCAGAGTTCCGCAACCGCTTGGACGCCATCGTGGGCTTCAAGGCTTTGGACGAAAACGTCATCATGCGTGTGGTCGACAAGTTCTTGCTGCAACTCGAAGGTCAATTGGCCGAGAAGAAAGTCGACGTCACCTTCAGCGACGCGCTGCGCAAGCACTTGGCCAAGAAGGGCTTCGATCCGCTCATGGGCGCACGTCCGATGCAGCGCCTCATCCAAGACACGATTCGCAAGGCTTTGGCCGACGAGTTGCTGTTTGGTCGCCTCACCGAAGGTGGTCGCTTGAGCGTGGACATCGATGACAAAGAAGAAGTGCTGCTCGACATCACGCCTTTGCCTAAGAAGGAAAAGGCCGTGAAGGGTGAGCACACGGCGTCTGAGGAGCCAGCGGCGAGCTAA
- a CDS encoding YebC/PmpR family DNA-binding transcriptional regulator: MAGHSKWANIQHRKGRQDEKRGKIWTRITREIIVSARLGGGDLSLNPRLRLAIEKAKAANMPADNIKRNVDKATGNLDGVVYEEIRYEGYGVGGAAIIVDTMTDNRVRTVAEVRFAFSKNGGNMGTEGSVAFQFKHCGQLVFAPGSNEDQIMEIALEAGADDVITDDDGAIEVLTPPASFEAVKNALDAAGLKPEVAEVTYRADNTIELEGDDAVKMQKILDALEDLDDVQEVYHNAAL; the protein is encoded by the coding sequence ATGGCTGGCCACAGTAAATGGGCAAATATTCAACACCGCAAAGGGCGTCAAGACGAAAAGCGCGGCAAGATTTGGACACGCATTACGCGTGAAATCATTGTGTCGGCGCGGCTTGGTGGCGGCGATCTGAGCCTGAACCCCCGTTTGCGTTTGGCCATCGAAAAAGCCAAGGCCGCTAACATGCCGGCCGACAACATCAAACGCAACGTCGACAAAGCCACGGGCAACCTCGACGGTGTGGTGTACGAAGAGATTCGCTACGAAGGCTACGGTGTGGGCGGCGCCGCCATCATCGTGGACACCATGACCGACAACCGCGTGCGTACCGTGGCTGAAGTGCGCTTTGCCTTCAGCAAAAACGGCGGCAACATGGGCACCGAAGGCTCGGTGGCGTTTCAGTTCAAACATTGCGGCCAGCTGGTGTTTGCGCCAGGCAGCAATGAAGACCAAATCATGGAAATTGCGCTCGAAGCGGGCGCGGACGATGTGATCACCGATGACGACGGCGCGATTGAAGTGCTGACGCCACCTGCCAGCTTTGAAGCTGTGAAAAACGCTTTGGATGCTGCGGGCCTCAAGCCCGAAGTGGCCGAGGTGACCTACCGTGCAGACAACACCATCGAACTCGAGGGTGATGACGCTGTGAAGATGCAAAAAATCCTGGACGCGCTGGAAGACCTTGACGATGTGCAAGAGGTCTATCACAACGCAGCACTATGA
- a CDS encoding DUF192 domain-containing protein: MKRALFTLLFSALAFAAFGQDTPQTNLPRIKLQAGMFQIDTQVAQTPDQRSIGLMFRSEMPQHEGMLFVFEQPATQCFWMKNTLLPLTAAFVADDGTIVNLADMKPQTTESHCSAKPVRFVLEMHQGWFAKKGLKAGSRLSGVAFKP, translated from the coding sequence ATGAAGCGCGCACTGTTTACCCTCCTCTTTTCAGCTTTGGCTTTTGCGGCCTTTGGCCAAGACACGCCACAAACCAACCTGCCTCGCATCAAGCTGCAAGCGGGCATGTTTCAAATCGACACGCAAGTGGCACAAACGCCGGACCAACGCAGCATCGGCCTGATGTTTCGCAGCGAAATGCCGCAACATGAGGGCATGTTGTTTGTGTTTGAACAGCCCGCCACGCAGTGCTTTTGGATGAAAAACACCTTGTTGCCGCTGACCGCCGCCTTTGTGGCCGACGACGGCACCATCGTGAACTTGGCGGACATGAAGCCACAAACCACCGAGTCACACTGCTCTGCCAAGCCCGTGCGCTTTGTGCTGGAAATGCACCAAGGCTGGTTTGCCAAAAAGGGCCTCAAAGCCGGTAGCCGCTTGAGCGGTGTGGCGTTTAAGCCTTAA
- a CDS encoding MotA/TolQ/ExbB proton channel family protein has product MLSIIQAAGWPIWPLLACSIVALALIIERMMSLRPHLVAPEGLLTQALQASHDNLPSEDAMTQLHDHSVLGRILASGLYAMKNEPLISAEDLRSSMESAGRQAAHTLEKHLVALATIASAAPLLGLLGTVIGMIDIFGSQAPGTSNPVQLAQGISMALYNTAFGLIVAIPALMFWRYLRARVDAYVLGFELDAERFVRHLLLMRARLK; this is encoded by the coding sequence TTGTTGTCCATCATACAAGCGGCGGGTTGGCCAATTTGGCCTTTGTTGGCGTGCTCCATCGTTGCCTTGGCGCTGATCATTGAACGCATGATGAGCTTGCGCCCCCACTTGGTGGCCCCTGAAGGTTTGCTGACTCAAGCCCTTCAAGCCTCACACGACAACTTGCCTTCCGAAGATGCCATGACGCAGCTGCACGACCACTCGGTGCTGGGCCGTATCTTGGCTTCGGGCTTGTATGCCATGAAGAACGAACCACTCATCAGCGCGGAAGACCTGCGCTCGAGCATGGAATCGGCGGGCCGCCAAGCGGCCCACACGTTGGAAAAGCACCTGGTGGCCTTGGCCACCATCGCCTCAGCCGCGCCGCTGCTGGGTTTGTTGGGCACCGTCATCGGCATGATCGACATCTTTGGCTCACAAGCCCCAGGCACCAGCAACCCGGTGCAGTTGGCTCAAGGCATTTCGATGGCGCTGTACAACACCGCGTTTGGCTTGATCGTGGCCATTCCCGCCTTGATGTTCTGGCGCTACCTGCGGGCCCGTGTGGATGCCTACGTGTTGGGCTTTGAGCTGGATGCCGAGCGCTTTGTACGCCACCTGCTGCTCATGCGCGCACGCTTGAAATAA
- the xseA gene encoding exodeoxyribonuclease VII large subunit, which yields MSTTESLGLTPRIWAVGALCRAVADALEARFNPIAVRGEISGFTRAASGHCYFTLKDAGGQLRCAMFKRAAQMLDFRPADGELVEIRGRLGVYEPRGELQLIVENMRRAGQGAWFEQFLQLKAKLEAEGLFDAERKRPLKTMPRGIGVVTSLGAAALHDVATALQRRVPHIPVVLAPSLVQGPDAPPTLVQALQQLSQQPNIDVILLVRGGGSMEDLWAFNDENLARAIVNSPVPIVSGVGHETDFTIADFCADLRAPTPTAAAEMCAVPQAELLSNLQLWGGALQTIVHRHLDTQEQRLDRAQARLGRPSEGLSTEKMQLLRLQQRLTQAVQTRTQRCHNELATLASGLARGVQQTPATARERLHRAALRLELLDPKLVLQRGFAWLSDIDGQAITSVAQTTEGQALQATLADGVVELRVAAPTRI from the coding sequence ATGTCGACCACGGAATCGCTAGGTTTGACGCCACGTATTTGGGCAGTCGGCGCGCTATGCCGCGCCGTGGCTGATGCGCTTGAGGCGCGTTTCAACCCCATCGCCGTGCGCGGTGAGATTTCCGGCTTCACGCGCGCGGCCAGCGGTCATTGCTACTTCACGTTGAAGGATGCGGGCGGGCAGCTCCGTTGCGCCATGTTCAAGCGCGCCGCCCAAATGCTCGACTTTCGCCCAGCGGACGGTGAACTGGTCGAAATCCGTGGTCGTTTGGGTGTATATGAGCCGCGTGGCGAACTGCAACTGATTGTGGAAAACATGCGCCGCGCTGGGCAGGGCGCGTGGTTTGAGCAGTTCTTGCAGCTCAAAGCCAAGCTCGAAGCCGAAGGCCTGTTTGATGCCGAGCGCAAGCGGCCCCTCAAAACCATGCCGCGTGGCATTGGCGTGGTCACATCCTTGGGCGCTGCGGCGCTGCACGACGTGGCCACGGCTTTGCAGCGCCGTGTACCGCATATTCCTGTGGTGCTGGCCCCATCCTTGGTGCAAGGTCCGGATGCACCGCCCACCTTGGTGCAAGCCTTGCAGCAACTCAGCCAGCAGCCCAACATCGACGTCATTTTGCTGGTGCGCGGCGGTGGTTCCATGGAAGACCTGTGGGCCTTTAATGACGAAAACCTCGCCCGCGCCATCGTCAACAGCCCCGTGCCCATCGTCAGCGGCGTGGGCCACGAAACTGATTTCACGATTGCCGACTTTTGCGCCGACCTGCGCGCGCCCACGCCCACCGCCGCCGCCGAAATGTGCGCGGTGCCGCAAGCGGAGTTGTTGTCCAACCTGCAGCTGTGGGGCGGGGCGCTGCAAACCATCGTGCATCGCCACCTCGATACCCAAGAGCAGCGGCTAGACCGCGCCCAAGCCCGCTTGGGTCGCCCGTCTGAAGGCCTTAGTACCGAAAAAATGCAGCTCTTGCGCCTGCAACAACGCCTGACCCAAGCGGTGCAAACCCGCACCCAGCGCTGCCACAACGAGCTGGCCACACTCGCCAGCGGCCTAGCCCGTGGTGTGCAGCAAACCCCAGCCACTGCCCGCGAGCGCTTGCACCGTGCGGCTTTGCGCCTTGAGTTGCTTGACCCCAAGCTCGTTTTGCAACGCGGCTTTGCCTGGCTCAGCGACATTGATGGCCAAGCCATCACCTCTGTGGCGCAGACCACAGAAGGCCAAGCCCTGCAAGCAACCCTTGCCGATGGCGTGGTTGAATTACGGGTTGCTGCACCCACGCGCATTTAG
- the icd gene encoding NADP-dependent isocitrate dehydrogenase, with amino-acid sequence MSYQHIQVPAAGQKITVNADTSLNVPDQPIIPFIMGDGVGQDVTPVMRKVVDAAVATSYGGKRQIHWMELFAGEKATQVYGPDVWLPEETAQAMREYKVSIKGPLNTPVGGGIRSLNVALRQALDLFVCLRPVQYFKGVPSPLKEPEKTNMVIFRENSEDIYAGIEYAAESAEAKKLIAFLKTEMGATTIRFPDTSAIGIKPVSIEGTERFIRKAIQYAIDHDKPSVTIVHKGNIMKFTEGGFRDWALALAQKEFGATLIDGGPWCRVKNPKTGKSIIIKDVIADAFLQQILMRPAEYSVVATLNLNGDYISDAVAAQVGGIGIAPGANMSDTVACFEATHGTAPKYAGKNYVNPGSMILSAEMMLRHMGWTEAADTIIKAMEAAIATKRVTYDFARLMDAATQVSCSAFGDVMIEQMSETHAN; translated from the coding sequence ATGTCTTACCAGCACATCCAAGTGCCTGCCGCCGGTCAAAAAATCACGGTCAATGCCGACACCTCACTGAATGTGCCAGACCAGCCCATCATCCCCTTCATCATGGGCGATGGCGTGGGCCAAGACGTGACGCCGGTGATGCGCAAAGTGGTCGACGCAGCTGTGGCCACGTCGTATGGCGGCAAGCGCCAAATCCATTGGATGGAGCTGTTTGCAGGCGAGAAAGCCACCCAGGTCTATGGCCCTGATGTGTGGCTGCCCGAAGAAACTGCGCAGGCCATGCGCGAGTACAAGGTGTCCATCAAAGGCCCACTCAACACGCCTGTGGGCGGTGGCATCCGTTCGCTCAATGTGGCTTTGCGTCAAGCGCTCGATTTGTTTGTGTGCCTGCGCCCTGTGCAGTACTTCAAAGGCGTGCCTTCGCCCCTGAAAGAGCCTGAAAAAACCAACATGGTCATCTTCCGTGAAAACTCGGAAGACATTTACGCCGGTATCGAATACGCCGCCGAAAGCGCCGAAGCCAAAAAGCTCATCGCGTTTTTGAAAACCGAAATGGGCGCCACCACCATTCGCTTCCCCGACACCTCGGCCATTGGCATCAAGCCTGTGTCCATTGAGGGCACCGAGCGCTTCATTCGCAAAGCCATTCAATACGCCATCGACCACGACAAGCCCAGCGTCACCATCGTGCACAAGGGCAACATCATGAAGTTCACCGAAGGGGGCTTTCGTGACTGGGCCTTGGCCTTGGCTCAAAAAGAGTTTGGAGCGACCCTCATTGATGGCGGCCCATGGTGTCGCGTCAAGAACCCCAAAACAGGCAAGAGCATCATCATCAAAGACGTCATTGCCGATGCCTTTTTGCAGCAAATCCTCATGCGCCCGGCCGAATACTCGGTGGTGGCCACCCTTAACCTCAATGGCGACTACATCTCTGACGCCGTGGCCGCGCAAGTGGGCGGCATTGGCATTGCGCCAGGCGCCAACATGTCGGACACCGTGGCTTGTTTTGAAGCCACCCACGGCACAGCGCCCAAATACGCCGGCAAAAACTACGTCAACCCAGGCTCCATGATCTTGTCCGCCGAGATGATGCTGCGCCACATGGGCTGGACCGAAGCCGCCGACACCATCATCAAAGCCATGGAGGCCGCGATTGCCACCAAACGTGTGACCTACGACTTTGCACGCCTGATGGACGCTGCAACGCAGGTCAGTTGCTCGGCCTTTGGCGATGTGATGATTGAACAAATGTCAGAAACCCATGCCAACTAA